A section of the Desulfovibrio porci genome encodes:
- a CDS encoding 2-oxoacid:acceptor oxidoreductase family protein yields MAEYQDVIMAGFGGQGVMLIGNLLAQAGMEHGLEVSFIPVYGAEMRGGTANCTVVLDSHPIGSPLVREPLSTIVLNEPSLDKFQPRLRKDGVQIVNASLIREELLDRKLRSVYIPANDMAHELGNVKLANMVALGAWLKATGALPLTAVREALKRVVSAHYAKLIPVNAQALEVGYSFG; encoded by the coding sequence GTGGCTGAGTATCAGGACGTGATCATGGCCGGTTTCGGCGGCCAGGGCGTGATGCTGATCGGCAATCTACTGGCGCAGGCCGGGATGGAACACGGCCTGGAAGTGAGCTTTATCCCGGTCTACGGCGCGGAAATGCGCGGCGGCACGGCCAACTGCACCGTGGTGCTGGACAGCCACCCCATCGGCTCGCCCCTGGTGCGCGAACCGCTGTCCACCATTGTGCTCAACGAGCCCTCGCTGGACAAATTCCAGCCGCGCCTGCGCAAGGACGGCGTGCAGATCGTCAACGCCTCGCTGATCCGCGAGGAGCTTTTGGACAGGAAGCTGCGCAGCGTCTATATTCCGGCCAATGACATGGCCCACGAACTGGGCAATGTGAAGCTGGCCAACATGGTGGCCCTGGGGGCCTGGCTCAAGGCCACGGGCGCGTTGCCGCTGACGGCGGTGCGGGAGGCGCTCAAGCGCGTGGTCAGTGCGCATTACGCCAAGCTGATCCCGGTCAACGCCCAGGCCCTGGAAGTGGGATACAGTTTCGGATAA